The Desulfatibacillum aliphaticivorans DSM 15576 sequence GACACCACCGATTACTTGGCGCAAGTCTACGAAGCCGTGCTGGAGATAGAAGAGGCGGACAGCGGAAGCATAAGGGTTCTGGACGCAGCCGGGTTTGAAGTGCTTCCGGCGATTACCGTAGAAAAGATTGTATCAGGCGGCGCAGTCAACCTTTTGGTTTGGGTAAATGATGTTTGCCAGTCCCCATTACAGAAATGTGAAGGCGGAGGAGGCAATCCTTATGACGACTGCGTGCGCACGGATCTGTTGGAGTCCATCCTGCAGGAGTCCGGTGTAAGTTATGATATGGTGTATACCCGTTCCGAGTTCGAGGAGGAATTGAGAAATCCCGTATACACAGACATCATGATCCTGGGGGATGCTGAGCCTATCAGCTTCCTGGCAGGTTCTGAGTTGCGGGAAAGGATTAATTCCGGAACTGGAGTCATCTCCTCCAAATGGAATAAACATTACCTCTCCCTTGGGCCTCAATGCTGGGACGGCGGCTCCATATTCGGTGTTTACTGGAACGGCAATATTGACGCCGACGAAGTGCAAACCGTGGCCAGCCCCATTACGGAGGAGGGCGTGCTCCCTATTTACGGCGACTCAGAGAAGCTCGTGGAATCCTCTTCCGCCACAGTGGCGGGATGGATAGAGAAGACCTACAACTCGCATTGGTGGTGGTTCGGCGGCTTCCAGTATACGGCTTCTTACCCCGCTATTGTCCTCAATGAGTACGGCCAGGGCAAGACGGTCTATTTCGCCTTTGATTTGGGCCTGAGCGTCCGTGAAAATAATTATGAACAAATGAAGGCTCTTATCAGCAATTCCATCCAATACATCCATAGCGCTGGAACATTGTCAGAAGTCATCCCCAATCAATCAGTCGACGTGGAATTGAGGCTGGAAAAAGAGGGGGCCGAAACCCAGGTTACGGTTTCCGAAGAATTTCCGGATGGAGCCAGCATCATTGACCTGGAAAGCGGTCAGAGAATAACCCAAAGCCCATGGACCTTTGAAGTTACCGTGGGTTCCAGCAGTCCGGCAGTCGCCCGCTATGTCTATATTGCACCGCAGGCAGAAGGGGATTACACCTTCCTCACAAAAGTCTATATGGGCCGGGGAACGGATTCCGACCCCGTTGAAACGATTTCAACAGTTGTTGCTGTGGAAAAGGATTTCCATGCCATGGCAACCGACATTTTGGACGCATTGAACTCTCTGTCTGTTTCCTGGCATGACGAAAGCAGGGTGCGAGGAGCTGTTAGCCTGATTGAAATGTACCGAAATCGTACAGTCGCAGTGAAAGAGGATATCTTATATAATCTAAGAGACCTTTCTCTCGCAGCCGGATTGATTATGCTGGTGGATGGCGACGATGCTTCGCAAATCCGTCTGGATATTGACGGCTTATTGAGGAGCGAAGAAGGGCGGTACTACTTTTTTGTTCCTACCGGAGACTATGTTTTCGGAATCCTGACAGCCCCGGAAACCGCAGATGTGGGGGACTCCGTTGAGTTTTCCTATGAAATAGCCAATGCAGGGGATCAGGACATATCAAATGCAACTTTAACTTTGGCCTTGGCTGCATCCAAATGGGAGAAGCATTGTCTTTCCACCGTAATCGACCTTCCCGCATCGAGTGCAGTTTCAGGCGTCCTTATGGCCGATACTGCAAACTGGAACCCGGGAAATTACGAAACCGTCATGACAATTCGGGCTGACCTGATTCCTGAGTCAAAAGAACTTGCCTCGATTGCGTTCACCTTGGAATTGGCGGCCAGACCTCCGGTATCCGATCCGGGAGGCCCCTATTTAGCCGTGGTGGGTGAATCTGTCTTTGTTAATGGTGGAGCATCCTACGACCCGGATCAAGGGACTTCCCAGGACGGAGAGCCTCCCTATGATTATATTACAGCTTATGACTGGGAAGTGGACATGGTTGAGCCTTATGATTTTGGCGAGGACAATGGCGAGACGGCGACGTTGCTGGGGTATGTTGCTGCCGGGGAATATCAGATAGCTTTGAAAGTGACGGATAACACATCCTTGGCCTTTCCTGACGACGGCGAAAACCTGACGCACTGGGACATTGGAACGGTTACGGTCTATCCCAAAGGCGTGGACTCTTTTTGGGGGCAATACCGCAGAGGGGGTGTCGAATTGGATTGGACTCGAAGCGGCTCCAGCTATTATGAAATTTTGCGTTCCGATAAAGGGCCGAATCATGGATTCGAAATGCTAAGCTGGGCTTATGGCACATGGTATAAGGACTATTGGGCTGCTAAAAATAAGGACTACTGGTATCGGATTCGTACGCAGCAGGGAGGGCAGGCTCTTCTTTCTGAACCGGTCCATGTTCAAACGGGTTGGTAAACCTTAAAGCGCCCAAGGCGAAATCTGAGGATTGCTTAATAAACCTGCTTTGAAATTGTGCCTAAATTGTGCCCGCCAGGCTCAAAAAAAGTCAAAAGTTGCCTGACGCCTCCAAAAGGGCGGAGTCAGGAGGGTAATGATATCAACTGGTTAAAATTACAAAGATTTTCATGTTTTTCCTCG is a genomic window containing:
- a CDS encoding Ig-like domain-containing protein → LEIASPLDGSIQDGAFAISATASDSGTGVDYVEYRVDGGAWTSLPLADASARLYSLTWDPADSEQGAHVIEYRGYDLAGNESDIASVSIQIILYPPFDLLTGALTLASDSVDKGADQSCELTVNNPGCLSAEGVIVRVLVRDPGTLEIQDSQELTRDFDSMAAWSGKFQFDTTDYLAQVYEAVLEIEEADSGSIRVLDAAGFEVLPAITVEKIVSGGAVNLLVWVNDVCQSPLQKCEGGGGNPYDDCVRTDLLESILQESGVSYDMVYTRSEFEEELRNPVYTDIMILGDAEPISFLAGSELRERINSGTGVISSKWNKHYLSLGPQCWDGGSIFGVYWNGNIDADEVQTVASPITEEGVLPIYGDSEKLVESSSATVAGWIEKTYNSHWWWFGGFQYTASYPAIVLNEYGQGKTVYFAFDLGLSVRENNYEQMKALISNSIQYIHSAGTLSEVIPNQSVDVELRLEKEGAETQVTVSEEFPDGASIIDLESGQRITQSPWTFEVTVGSSSPAVARYVYIAPQAEGDYTFLTKVYMGRGTDSDPVETISTVVAVEKDFHAMATDILDALNSLSVSWHDESRVRGAVSLIEMYRNRTVAVKEDILYNLRDLSLAAGLIMLVDGDDASQIRLDIDGLLRSEEGRYYFFVPTGDYVFGILTAPETADVGDSVEFSYEIANAGDQDISNATLTLALAASKWEKHCLSTVIDLPASSAVSGVLMADTANWNPGNYETVMTIRADLIPESKELASIAFTLELAARPPVSDPGGPYLAVVGESVFVNGGASYDPDQGTSQDGEPPYDYITAYDWEVDMVEPYDFGEDNGETATLLGYVAAGEYQIALKVTDNTSLAFPDDGENLTHWDIGTVTVYPKGVDSFWGQYRRGGVELDWTRSGSSYYEILRSDKGPNHGFEMLSWAYGTWYKDYWAAKNKDYWYRIRTQQGGQALLSEPVHVQTGW